The Metallosphaera hakonensis JCM 8857 = DSM 7519 genome includes the window AACTTGATTACAAAGTCAGGAAAGGAATACATCTGTCTCATGGAAGTGCATTGCGAGTTTTCAGAGGATAAACTTAGAGAAGTCTCAAAACAATTCGTTGGAACTATTTACCAGAAACCTCCTGTTAGATCTTCAGTTAAGAGGAGAGTGAGAAAAAGAGAAATCTATTCGCTGGATTTACTTGAAATTTCTGGAAGGAGAGTCCTCATGAGAATATCCTCAGAGCCAGGAACATACATGAGAAAAATTTGTCATGACATGGGGATTCTACTAGGCTGTGGAGCCCATATGAGGGAATTGAGAAGGACAAAGTCTGGAATATTCAAGGAGGACACTCTAGTGACTCTTCAACAAGTCTCCGAAGCCTTATATCTGTATAACAACTGTAGGGAGGAGGATGAACTGAGAAGAATCTTGATACCAATGGAGTACGCCTTTTGTGGAATTCCTAAAATAATAGTTGATGACGAGACTGTTAATTCACTGGCTTACGGTTCTCCACTCATGGCTCCAGGTATAGTCGCATTTCAACCTTTCAAGAAAGGAGATGTGGTAGCATTAATTACATGGAAAGGGGAAGGAATTGCCCTTGGGAAGGCTTTGCTAGATTCTAAGTCTTTGGGAAGAAAGGGAGAGGTGGTCAAGACTGATAGGGTCCTTATAGAGAAAGATGTTTACCCAAGGACATGGAAGAAATGATTTACGAGGTGAGCCAAATATTTGTAGTAACAGATGTAGTAAATGGAATCCCGCTGAATCTTGTAAGCTATCCTGGACTATTTTCTAAGAAAAGACTTGATTTAGGAACAAGGGTGTTTTTAGAGAACCTGGCGATCCCAAATAGCGGGGCCGTTGTAGATGTAGGTTGCGGATATGGTCCTATAGGAATTTATTTGGCTTTGGCGAATCCAAGACTCCTCGTTTACATGTTAGATGCGAATCCGCTTGCAGTTAAGGCATCTAGGGAAAATGTGGAGCGATATGGCTTAAGCGAGAGGGTAATAGTTATGAGAAGCGATGTGCTCTCGTCCTTACAAGTAAAAGTTAACGCAATCTTCTCCAACCCGCCCCTTTCAAAAGGGGTAGATGTCTTAGAAAGGCTAGCAATACAGAGTTCAGAGAGACTGGAAAAAGGTGGTTACGTTCAGATGGTTTTGTATAAGGGAGAGAGTAACGCGCTTAAGCTATTTAGTAAGTATTTTTCTGTTGTTAAGATAACAAAGAACGTAAAGGGATACTCCATAGTTTTAGCTTCAAATGAGTAGGAATAACTATACCTGATCCAAGAGTAGTTACGAAATTCTTTCTCATAGATTAAAGCGAAACAAATTTTATTTTACTGATTTTGTACAGTCAGACTTTCCTGTAAATGTCGTCGGTTTAATTTATACGCCGGGGGCGGGATTTGAACCCGCGCAGGGAATTACCCTACTGGCTATCCAGGAGGCTCTCAAGGCCAGCCCCTTGGTCCGCTCGGGCACCCCGGCACATACAAAACTCCACTTCTCGTTTTTAAATGTTTGCGGGTTTAACTCATTTCAAATGAGTTCTAATATTCAGTTAATGTGTTCATAGTGTAGACATTATGACATGAATCAGGGATTAAGCCTTTCTTGTGCCAAGAGATTGAAGAAGAGTACCTTCTAAGCTGAACGTATCTTTAGGCATGAATGTTTCTGTTAAGTTCTTGAAGTGGGTTTTAGGGCGTCTAGGATATAATTACTTAAAACACTAATGGTCTATCTCGGATTAAGGGCCAGGCGAGATGAGGTATGAGAAGCTAGTTGATATGCATAGAGACTGTGAAATGGTCAGAGATGGAGTCTCACCACGTCCGTGGACCAGGTAAAGGATAGTAACAGAACCTTGAAAGACGATT containing:
- a CDS encoding RNA-guided pseudouridylation complex pseudouridine synthase subunit Cbf5, translating into MNLITKSGKEYICLMEVHCEFSEDKLREVSKQFVGTIYQKPPVRSSVKRRVRKREIYSLDLLEISGRRVLMRISSEPGTYMRKICHDMGILLGCGAHMRELRRTKSGIFKEDTLVTLQQVSEALYLYNNCREEDELRRILIPMEYAFCGIPKIIVDDETVNSLAYGSPLMAPGIVAFQPFKKGDVVALITWKGEGIALGKALLDSKSLGRKGEVVKTDRVLIEKDVYPRTWKK
- a CDS encoding class I SAM-dependent methyltransferase produces the protein MEEMIYEVSQIFVVTDVVNGIPLNLVSYPGLFSKKRLDLGTRVFLENLAIPNSGAVVDVGCGYGPIGIYLALANPRLLVYMLDANPLAVKASRENVERYGLSERVIVMRSDVLSSLQVKVNAIFSNPPLSKGVDVLERLAIQSSERLEKGGYVQMVLYKGESNALKLFSKYFSVVKITKNVKGYSIVLASNE